Proteins from one Longimicrobium terrae genomic window:
- a CDS encoding FAD-binding and (Fe-S)-binding domain-containing protein, which yields MLVIQPDVKGARLERALKDRIRGETRFDAKSRLLYSTDASLYQLLPVGVVIPRDAEDVMAAVRLAAENGVPVLPRGGGTALAGQTVGPALVLDFGKYMNRVIDIDPDRRRAVVQPGVRLDRLNRAAAPHGLTFGPDPATIRQCCLGGMIGNNSCGARSLVYGKTGDHVHTLDCVLHDGAAAHFGSVARDAVPTMAGTEGELARRVLGILEPERERILSRYPKVPRRVSGYNFDAMLEAPDVNLAHMIVGSEGTLATVVQAELGLVPVPPHRGLVLLSFRERFTSMDATPFILDEPGLTALEIVDSRVMQGARELLDFRATAALASPDALGVLFCEFSGQTADEVAERAHDFARRAPGLPGNPTAGVFLSARDQTAAWALRQAATGLLYRTTAHRDIKPQEFVEDTGIAPEKLGAYTRRFEEIVSRNGTSLGFFGHAGQGCLHIRVDLNLKRGEDVERMQRIAHEVAELVVEFGGSLSGEHGDGLSRSEFLPIMFGPEIMDLHRQVKRAFDPEGRMNPGKIVPPVQRMSENLRFGDDYRAHPPQTWFDYTNDGGDFAVAVEKCNGMGVCRKVDAGTMCPSFMVTLEEQHSTRGRANLLREAMQGSLPGMRSKEVLEALDLCLACKACKTECPVGVDMARYKSEFLAQHHREHGVDRKAQFFGRIHDVAKAASIAPGFANFGNRMMSGMIKRMGGIDPRREMPSFAPEPFRRWFKRRPAAPADGKPTVILLDDTFNGFFGTEPLKATVTVLERAGFQVKLPQRQVCCGRAAISKGLLDHARDLQTDLLNTLVPEVENGAWIVGVEPSCILTLRDELPDLVRDGRTKALAAASVTLEEFLAALPDWKPGRLEGRAVVHGHCHQKSLVGMEPTRAVLSKVEGLEFEILDSGCCGMAGSFGYEEGHYDVSKACGERVLFPAVRNSAPADYVVASGFSCRHQIADFCDGRKSVSTPELLALAK from the coding sequence ATGCTCGTCATCCAGCCCGACGTAAAGGGAGCCCGCCTGGAGCGCGCCCTCAAGGACCGCATCCGCGGCGAAACCCGCTTCGACGCCAAGTCGCGCCTGCTGTACAGCACCGACGCCTCGCTTTATCAGCTCCTTCCCGTGGGCGTCGTCATCCCCCGCGACGCGGAGGACGTGATGGCGGCGGTGCGGCTGGCGGCGGAAAACGGCGTTCCCGTCCTGCCCCGCGGCGGCGGGACGGCGCTCGCGGGGCAGACGGTGGGCCCCGCGCTGGTGCTGGACTTCGGCAAGTACATGAACCGGGTGATCGACATCGACCCGGACCGGCGCCGCGCCGTGGTGCAGCCCGGCGTGCGCCTGGACCGGCTGAACCGCGCCGCGGCGCCGCACGGGCTCACGTTCGGGCCGGACCCGGCCACCATCCGCCAGTGCTGCCTGGGCGGAATGATCGGCAACAATTCGTGCGGCGCTCGCTCGCTGGTCTACGGCAAGACGGGCGACCACGTGCACACGCTGGACTGCGTGCTGCACGACGGCGCGGCCGCCCACTTCGGCTCCGTCGCGCGCGACGCGGTGCCGACCATGGCGGGAACGGAGGGCGAGCTGGCCCGCCGCGTCCTGGGCATCCTGGAGCCGGAGCGGGAGCGCATCCTGTCGCGCTATCCCAAGGTGCCGCGCCGCGTATCGGGCTACAACTTCGACGCCATGCTCGAGGCGCCCGACGTCAACCTGGCGCACATGATCGTCGGCTCGGAAGGAACTCTGGCGACGGTGGTGCAGGCGGAGCTGGGGCTCGTTCCCGTGCCGCCGCACCGCGGTCTGGTGCTGCTGAGCTTTCGCGAGCGCTTCACCTCCATGGACGCCACGCCGTTCATCCTGGACGAGCCCGGGCTGACGGCGCTGGAGATCGTGGATTCGCGGGTGATGCAGGGCGCGCGCGAACTGCTGGACTTTCGCGCCACGGCCGCGCTCGCCTCGCCGGACGCGCTGGGCGTGCTGTTCTGCGAGTTCAGCGGGCAGACGGCGGACGAGGTGGCCGAGCGCGCCCACGACTTTGCGCGGCGCGCGCCGGGGCTGCCGGGGAATCCCACGGCGGGCGTCTTTCTGTCCGCGCGAGACCAGACGGCGGCGTGGGCGCTGCGGCAGGCCGCGACCGGGCTTCTGTATCGAACGACGGCGCACCGCGACATCAAGCCGCAGGAGTTCGTGGAAGACACCGGCATCGCGCCGGAAAAGCTGGGCGCCTACACGCGGCGCTTCGAGGAGATCGTCAGCCGCAACGGAACGTCCCTCGGCTTCTTCGGGCACGCGGGGCAGGGCTGCCTGCACATCCGTGTCGATCTCAATCTGAAGCGCGGCGAAGACGTGGAGCGCATGCAGCGCATCGCGCACGAGGTGGCGGAACTGGTGGTGGAGTTCGGCGGATCGCTCAGCGGCGAGCACGGCGACGGGCTGTCGCGGTCGGAGTTCCTGCCCATCATGTTCGGGCCGGAGATCATGGACCTGCACCGGCAGGTGAAGCGCGCGTTCGATCCGGAAGGCCGCATGAACCCGGGCAAGATCGTCCCCCCGGTGCAGCGGATGAGCGAGAACCTGCGCTTCGGCGACGACTATCGCGCCCATCCGCCGCAGACGTGGTTCGACTACACGAACGATGGCGGCGACTTCGCGGTGGCGGTGGAGAAGTGCAACGGGATGGGCGTGTGCCGCAAGGTGGACGCGGGGACGATGTGCCCGTCGTTCATGGTGACGCTGGAGGAGCAGCACAGCACCCGCGGCCGCGCCAACCTGCTGCGCGAGGCCATGCAGGGCAGCCTTCCGGGAATGCGCAGCAAGGAAGTGCTGGAGGCGCTGGACCTGTGCCTGGCGTGCAAGGCGTGCAAGACGGAATGCCCCGTCGGCGTGGACATGGCGCGCTACAAGAGCGAGTTCCTGGCGCAGCACCACCGCGAGCACGGTGTGGACCGCAAGGCGCAGTTCTTCGGCCGCATCCACGACGTGGCGAAGGCGGCCTCCATCGCGCCCGGTTTCGCCAACTTCGGCAACCGCATGATGAGCGGGATGATCAAGCGGATGGGCGGCATCGACCCGCGCCGCGAGATGCCGTCCTTCGCGCCGGAGCCGTTCCGCCGCTGGTTCAAGCGCCGACCGGCGGCGCCGGCAGACGGAAAGCCGACCGTCATTCTGCTGGATGACACCTTCAACGGGTTCTTTGGCACGGAGCCGCTCAAGGCGACGGTGACGGTGCTGGAGCGCGCCGGGTTCCAAGTGAAGCTGCCGCAGCGGCAGGTGTGCTGCGGGCGCGCGGCCATCAGCAAGGGGCTGCTGGACCACGCGCGCGATCTGCAGACGGATCTGCTGAACACGCTGGTTCCGGAGGTGGAAAACGGAGCGTGGATCGTGGGCGTGGAGCCCAGCTGCATCCTCACCCTGCGCGACGAGCTTCCCGACCTGGTGCGCGACGGCCGCACCAAGGCGCTGGCCGCGGCGTCGGTGACGCTGGAAGAGTTTCTGGCCGCGCTGCCGGACTGGAAGCCCGGGCGGCTGGAGGGGCGCGCCGTCGTGCACGGCCACTGCCATCAGAAGTCGCTGGTGGGGATGGAGCCCACGCGCGCGGTGCTGAGCAAGGTGGAGGGGCTGGAGTTCGAGATTCTGGACAGCGGATGCTGCGGAATGGCCGGCAGCTTCGGGTACGAGGAAGGGCACTACGACGTCAGCAAGGCATGCGGGGAGCGCGTGCTCTTTCCGGCGGTGCGCAACAGCGCGCCGGCGGACTACGTGGTCGCCAGCGGCTTCAGCTGCCGCCACCAGATCGCCGACTTCTGCGACGGCCGAAAGTCCGTGTCCACGCCGGAGCTGCTGGCACTGGCGAAGTGA
- a CDS encoding RNA polymerase sigma factor, with protein sequence MLADNPPAADVPAVADLTVRRAQEGDAAAFEQLYRDNVGRVHALCLRLSGDSNRAEELTQDVFVRAWERLGSFQGKSAFSTWLHRLAVNVVLGERRSEGVRVHRIFGTDTPEAYESPTRAPDPGVAMDLERAIALLPPGARSVFVLHDVEGYKHEEIANMHGSAVGTCKAQLHRARRLLREALGR encoded by the coding sequence ATGCTGGCTGACAACCCTCCCGCGGCCGATGTGCCCGCCGTGGCGGACCTCACGGTCCGCCGCGCCCAGGAGGGCGATGCCGCGGCGTTCGAGCAGCTGTACCGTGACAACGTGGGCCGCGTCCACGCCCTGTGCCTTCGCCTGAGCGGCGACAGCAACCGGGCGGAGGAGCTTACGCAGGACGTGTTCGTCCGGGCGTGGGAGCGGCTGGGGTCCTTTCAGGGCAAGAGCGCCTTCAGCACCTGGCTGCACCGCCTGGCGGTGAACGTGGTGCTGGGCGAGCGGCGGAGCGAAGGGGTGCGCGTGCACCGCATCTTCGGCACCGACACGCCCGAAGCGTACGAGTCGCCCACCCGCGCGCCGGACCCCGGCGTGGCGATGGACCTGGAGCGCGCCATTGCGCTCCTTCCCCCGGGCGCCCGGTCGGTTTTTGTCCTTCACGACGTGGAGGGCTACAAGCACGAGGAAATCGCGAACATGCACGGGTCGGCCGTGGGTACGTGCAAGGCGCAGCTGCACCGCGCCCGACGGCTGCTGCGGGAGGCACTGGGACGATGA
- a CDS encoding SUKH-4 family immunity protein, producing the protein MLTPAEFELAWGDDLIPLVAFPEDHLRDAAVSEENRRFLAEAGLPEDAAPFLSFGPPPEDARTLPEMWGLPAEYAKYTVIGGNGSGDPIVVMPDGAVACLNHDDGMAEMYINRNVPVLAETLLRFRNLIAEAQRIGGPGAYWDAAVPAGLQREFRDFLFAADPRACEPDTLWGAEMRGWESRQAGG; encoded by the coding sequence ATGCTGACGCCCGCCGAATTCGAGCTTGCCTGGGGTGATGATCTGATTCCGCTGGTCGCCTTTCCGGAAGATCACCTGCGGGACGCAGCCGTCAGCGAGGAGAACCGGCGCTTCCTGGCCGAAGCGGGGCTTCCCGAGGACGCGGCGCCATTTCTGTCGTTCGGCCCGCCGCCGGAGGATGCGCGGACCCTGCCCGAGATGTGGGGACTGCCGGCCGAATACGCGAAGTACACGGTCATCGGCGGCAACGGATCGGGAGACCCCATCGTCGTGATGCCGGACGGCGCGGTGGCCTGCCTGAACCACGATGACGGGATGGCGGAGATGTACATCAACCGCAACGTGCCCGTCCTGGCGGAAACGCTGCTCCGCTTCCGGAACCTGATCGCGGAAGCGCAGCGCATCGGCGGGCCGGGCGCGTACTGGGACGCGGCGGTCCCCGCCGGTCTGCAGCGGGAGTTCCGAGATTTTCTGTTCGCGGCCGATCCCCGGGCGTGCGAGCCGGACACGCTCTGGGGCGCCGAGATGCGCGGGTGGGAGAGCCGCCAGGCCGGTGGATGA
- a CDS encoding MATE family efflux transporter, which yields MSTLASATTLDAPRRTPPAHGRRRRALLFAHELRALMRVAGPLIVSQLGGIAMNTTDTIMVGPLGADALAAAGLGNAIFIAAMMLAMGTLMGMSPLISQAFGAGDHAECRRVLVQGLWLAVLLAVPMTIYCMFGGQMARALDQPAAVTRDAAGYLFALGCGVPPMLLFVAFRQYLDGMGDTKPAMALTFIGVAVNIAGNIGLIYGFTIPLLGIRVPAGGLIGSGWSTTIVRWAMLVAVAIYVARRRDLRPFAGVPLGPSLHRLKAMLRIGAPIGVQLGAEIGVFAYAVVLMGWISALSQAAHQVAINIASVTFMVAMGTSLAGSIRVGQHVGAGSRRGVHRAVLTTYTLVILFMALCAVAFLSVPRWMMGLYTTDPRIVEIGAGLLVMAAAFQVFDGMQVAGLCALRGASDTRVPMWMTVLGYWAIGAPAAWLLGLHTPLGARGVWAGLVLGLASVAIMLAWRVRRVMWAGPLIHRAPAA from the coding sequence ATGAGCACGCTGGCTTCCGCTACGACCCTCGACGCGCCGCGGCGCACGCCTCCGGCACACGGACGCCGGCGCCGCGCGCTTCTGTTCGCCCACGAACTGCGCGCGCTCATGCGTGTGGCCGGCCCGCTGATCGTAAGCCAGCTGGGCGGCATCGCCATGAACACCACCGACACCATCATGGTGGGGCCGCTGGGCGCCGACGCGCTGGCCGCGGCGGGGCTGGGCAACGCCATCTTCATCGCCGCCATGATGCTGGCCATGGGCACGCTGATGGGGATGTCGCCGCTCATCAGCCAAGCGTTCGGCGCGGGCGACCACGCGGAGTGCCGGCGCGTCCTCGTCCAGGGGCTGTGGCTGGCCGTGCTCCTGGCCGTGCCCATGACGATCTACTGCATGTTCGGCGGGCAGATGGCGCGCGCGCTGGACCAGCCGGCGGCGGTCACCCGCGACGCGGCCGGCTACCTGTTCGCGCTGGGCTGCGGCGTTCCGCCCATGCTGCTCTTTGTCGCCTTCCGCCAGTACCTGGACGGCATGGGCGACACCAAGCCGGCCATGGCGCTCACCTTCATCGGCGTCGCCGTCAACATCGCGGGCAACATCGGGCTCATCTACGGCTTCACCATCCCGCTGCTCGGCATCCGCGTCCCCGCCGGCGGGCTGATCGGCTCCGGGTGGTCCACGACCATCGTCCGCTGGGCCATGCTCGTGGCGGTGGCCATCTACGTCGCCCGCCGCCGCGACCTGCGCCCGTTCGCCGGCGTGCCGCTCGGGCCGTCCCTCCACCGGCTGAAGGCGATGCTGCGGATCGGCGCGCCCATCGGGGTGCAGCTGGGGGCGGAGATCGGCGTGTTCGCCTACGCCGTCGTCCTCATGGGATGGATCAGCGCGCTTTCCCAGGCGGCGCACCAGGTGGCCATCAACATCGCCTCGGTGACCTTCATGGTGGCCATGGGGACCAGCCTGGCCGGCAGCATCCGCGTGGGCCAGCACGTGGGCGCGGGGAGCCGCCGCGGCGTGCACCGCGCCGTGCTCACCACCTACACGCTGGTCATCCTCTTCATGGCGCTGTGCGCGGTCGCCTTTCTGAGCGTGCCGCGGTGGATGATGGGGCTGTACACCACGGACCCGCGCATCGTGGAGATCGGCGCCGGGCTGCTGGTGATGGCCGCCGCATTCCAGGTGTTCGACGGCATGCAGGTGGCCGGCCTGTGTGCCCTGCGCGGCGCCAGCGACACCCGCGTCCCCATGTGGATGACGGTGCTGGGATACTGGGCCATCGGCGCGCCCGCCGCCTGGCTGCTGGGGCTGCACACCCCGCTGGGCGCCCGCGGCGTGTGGGCCGGCCTGGTGCTGGGCCTGGCATCCGTGGCGATCATGCTCGCCTGGCGCGTGCGCCGGGTGATGTGGGCCGGGCCGCTGATCCACCGCGCCCCGGCGGCCTGA
- a CDS encoding CHAT domain-containing protein, translating into MREKIRVLFLAADPFRDGAQLELEQEMRAIRRALQRGSAHDTLELESNFATRTGDLQLALLTYRPHIVHFSGHGGKDGVIYLSGAEGNPAAVGKAALARLFSLLDSGVRVVVLNACHTHSVVEALRDMVDFAIGTNRAISDVAAIDFSRAFYTALASGAGVQQAFDLGVNQLELDGSYDADVPVLLKQFGADHRPLLATSATSDESALKTRQHLESDKITGTDVEMVGHDHNGAGRPAGGEVDQRVSGKEINGGAIRMIGVRTTR; encoded by the coding sequence ATGCGCGAAAAGATCAGAGTGCTTTTCCTGGCCGCCGACCCGTTCCGGGACGGCGCGCAGCTGGAACTCGAGCAGGAGATGCGCGCGATCCGCCGCGCGCTGCAGCGGGGAAGCGCGCACGACACGCTGGAACTGGAGTCCAACTTCGCCACGCGGACGGGCGACCTGCAGCTGGCCCTGCTGACGTACCGGCCCCACATCGTCCACTTCTCCGGGCACGGCGGCAAGGACGGCGTCATCTACCTGAGCGGTGCGGAAGGCAACCCGGCCGCGGTGGGCAAGGCGGCGCTGGCCAGGCTTTTTTCCCTGCTGGACAGCGGGGTACGGGTGGTGGTGCTGAACGCCTGCCACACGCACTCGGTCGTGGAGGCGCTGCGGGACATGGTGGATTTTGCCATCGGGACCAACCGCGCCATCAGCGACGTGGCCGCCATCGATTTCTCGCGCGCGTTCTACACGGCGCTGGCGTCCGGTGCGGGCGTGCAGCAGGCGTTTGATCTGGGCGTGAACCAGCTGGAGCTGGATGGCAGCTACGACGCGGACGTGCCGGTGCTGCTCAAACAGTTCGGCGCGGACCACAGGCCGCTGCTCGCGACGTCCGCGACGAGCGACGAGAGCGCGCTCAAGACGCGGCAGCACTTGGAATCGGACAAGATCACGGGTACGGACGTGGAGATGGTCGGGCACGACCACAACGGCGCGGGCCGCCCCGCTGGCGGAGAGGTGGACCAGAGAGTTTCCGGAAAAGAGATCAACGGCGGCGCCATCCGGATGATCGGCGTGCGTACAACCCGCTGA
- a CDS encoding pinensin family lanthipeptide, translating to MKKLALKLNDLQVESFETNLVEAERGTVEAHATDGVCSGLQCTGMLKTCAFTCEASCETHVCSC from the coding sequence ATGAAGAAGCTTGCCCTCAAGCTCAACGATCTGCAGGTGGAGTCGTTTGAAACGAACCTCGTGGAGGCGGAGCGCGGCACCGTGGAGGCGCACGCGACTGACGGGGTGTGCAGCGGCCTGCAGTGCACCGGAATGCTCAAGACCTGCGCGTTCACCTGCGAAGCGTCCTGCGAAACGCACGTCTGCTCCTGCTGA
- a CDS encoding anti-sigma factor family protein has product MTHERTLELLDDYVGGELAAPDERDVRRHLMQCDDCRAEERALLALLDEAAALPTAIEPARDLWSQIAPRLQPRDTVSVPAEVPVIGPRHTRRVPWWMQAAAAVLLVTTSSLVTVSVMGGRGTTDPVAVAPAAGTPVEKAPVTATQPARQDAALASFRPAEQEYQVAIGDLQKLLQTQRGRMSPRTAATVEANLRVIDKAIQESSAALAADPNSRELARMLSTAYDAKLDVLRRAVQL; this is encoded by the coding sequence ATGACACACGAACGTACGCTGGAACTGCTGGACGACTACGTGGGCGGCGAACTGGCCGCCCCCGACGAGCGCGACGTGCGCCGCCACCTGATGCAGTGCGACGACTGCCGCGCCGAAGAGCGCGCGCTGCTGGCGCTGCTGGACGAGGCCGCCGCGCTCCCCACCGCCATCGAGCCCGCGCGGGACCTGTGGTCGCAGATCGCGCCGCGGCTGCAGCCGCGCGACACGGTTTCCGTCCCCGCCGAGGTGCCGGTGATCGGGCCGCGCCACACGCGGCGGGTGCCCTGGTGGATGCAGGCTGCGGCCGCGGTGCTGCTGGTGACCACCTCGTCGCTGGTCACCGTGAGCGTCATGGGCGGCCGCGGGACGACCGATCCCGTCGCCGTCGCCCCCGCCGCGGGCACGCCGGTGGAGAAAGCGCCGGTGACGGCGACGCAGCCGGCCCGGCAGGACGCGGCGCTGGCCTCGTTCCGCCCCGCGGAGCAGGAGTACCAGGTGGCCATCGGCGATCTGCAAAAGCTTCTGCAGACGCAGCGGGGGCGCATGTCTCCCCGCACGGCCGCCACGGTGGAGGCCAACCTGCGCGTGATCGACAAGGCCATTCAGGAATCGAGCGCGGCCCTGGCCGCGGACCCCAACAGCCGGGAGCTCGCACGGATGCTCTCGACCGCCTACGACGCCAAGCTGGACGTGCTGCGCCGCGCGGTGCAGTTGTAG